A stretch of the Pseudalkalibacillus hwajinpoensis genome encodes the following:
- the rsmB gene encoding 16S rRNA (cytosine(967)-C(5))-methyltransferase RsmB, with translation MTNVREAALDVIEKINKNQAYSNLLLNETIKKHKLSRKDTGLLTEIVYGTIQRKNTLDFYLDDFLTNRKRIQTWVISLLQLSLYQMVYLDRVPDRAIIHEAVEIAKKRGHKGISGMVNGVLRNTQRKGLKNPEDIEDVAERISIAKSHPLWLVKRWIDQLGVEATEAMCEENLLSPYVTARVNIVRTSVDQVIEDLKKEGVEAVEGSLSVDAVKVIQGKVLDTEVYKRGDLTIQDESSMLVARALGIEPGQKVLDACAAPGGKSTHIAERLNGSGHVNSLDLHPHKVKLIKKQAQRLNLRAIEAETLDSRNVADRFKSKSFDRILVDAPCTGFGVLRRKPDIKWSKKEDDIERITSVQKGILASQASLLKPGGKMVYSTCTIEGAENQEVVKQFLEEHPDFSLDESFSNRLPEKVRTYCEDGQLQLLPQYFGTDGFYIACLVKK, from the coding sequence ATGACAAATGTAAGAGAAGCAGCACTTGATGTAATTGAAAAGATTAACAAAAACCAGGCATACAGCAATTTATTGCTGAATGAAACGATTAAGAAGCATAAGCTAAGCCGGAAAGATACAGGCTTATTAACAGAAATCGTATACGGTACGATTCAGCGAAAGAATACACTGGATTTCTACTTAGATGATTTTCTAACAAATCGTAAGAGAATCCAGACGTGGGTCATTTCTCTCTTGCAACTTTCACTTTATCAAATGGTTTATCTTGATCGTGTACCAGATCGCGCCATCATCCATGAGGCAGTTGAAATAGCAAAAAAACGTGGACACAAAGGCATTAGTGGAATGGTGAATGGGGTACTTCGCAATACCCAAAGAAAAGGACTGAAGAATCCTGAAGATATTGAAGATGTCGCGGAACGCATTTCCATTGCGAAAAGTCATCCGCTCTGGCTCGTCAAACGCTGGATTGATCAGCTTGGTGTGGAAGCGACAGAGGCGATGTGTGAAGAAAATCTTCTTTCTCCATATGTGACAGCGCGTGTGAATATAGTACGAACTTCTGTTGATCAAGTTATCGAAGACCTGAAAAAAGAGGGTGTTGAAGCTGTAGAAGGTAGTCTTTCAGTAGATGCCGTCAAGGTGATCCAGGGGAAAGTGCTTGATACTGAAGTGTATAAGCGCGGCGATTTAACCATTCAAGATGAAAGCTCGATGCTTGTTGCAAGAGCGCTTGGAATTGAGCCAGGTCAAAAAGTCCTCGACGCTTGTGCAGCTCCTGGTGGTAAATCTACTCATATTGCAGAAAGACTTAACGGATCAGGACATGTGAATTCACTTGATTTGCATCCTCATAAAGTTAAATTAATTAAAAAACAGGCACAGCGTCTTAATCTCCGCGCTATTGAAGCAGAAACGCTCGACAGTAGAAACGTTGCCGATCGGTTCAAGTCAAAATCATTTGATCGTATTCTTGTTGATGCGCCGTGTACAGGCTTCGGAGTGCTAAGAAGAAAACCAGACATTAAGTGGTCAAAGAAAGAAGATGACATTGAGCGGATTACAAGTGTTCAGAAAGGCATCCTTGCTTCTCAAGCTTCTCTTTTAAAACCAGGTGGAAAAATGGTTTACAGTACGTGTACAATAGAAGGAGCAGAAAACCAGGAAGTGGTAAAACAGTTCCTTGAAGAGCATCCTGATTTTTCATTAGATGAATCATTCTCAAACCGATTACCAGAAAAAGTAAGAACGTATTGTGAAGATGGACAGTTACAGTTGCTACCACAGTATTTTGGTACGGATGGATTTTATATCGCGTGTTTAGTTAAAAAATAA
- a CDS encoding Stp1/IreP family PP2C-type Ser/Thr phosphatase codes for MQAIALTDQGQVRAYNEDSTKVVHNSLNEYLVIVADGMGGHQAGDVASALAVESMEMSWEEEKAGFRPGRAEAWLLHTIRKANETILAFSKEKPEYSGMGTTLVAAICTNEFITIGHVGDSRAYLFGDRVLDQKTSDHSLVNELVKSGQLSEEEAEDHPRKNVLLRAIGTDENVKVDVHTFEWDENQSALFCSDGLTNKVSDRELEEVMNSDRSLHEKGTELIRLANEAGGEDNITVAIIENSSISGSEGSC; via the coding sequence ATGCAAGCAATAGCATTAACTGATCAAGGACAAGTAAGGGCATACAATGAAGATAGCACGAAGGTTGTGCACAATAGTCTAAATGAGTATCTCGTAATTGTTGCAGACGGGATGGGCGGTCATCAGGCAGGTGACGTTGCCAGTGCTCTAGCAGTTGAATCGATGGAAATGAGTTGGGAAGAAGAGAAAGCTGGATTTCGCCCGGGAAGAGCGGAAGCATGGCTATTACATACCATTCGTAAAGCGAATGAAACAATCCTAGCCTTTTCTAAAGAAAAACCTGAATATTCCGGAATGGGGACGACTCTTGTAGCAGCTATATGTACAAATGAGTTTATTACAATTGGTCATGTAGGCGATAGCCGTGCATATTTATTCGGCGATCGTGTTCTTGATCAAAAAACAAGTGATCATTCACTTGTGAATGAACTCGTAAAAAGTGGTCAGCTCTCAGAAGAAGAAGCAGAAGATCATCCTCGAAAAAATGTATTATTACGTGCGATTGGAACAGATGAAAACGTTAAGGTAGACGTGCATACCTTTGAATGGGATGAGAATCAATCGGCCCTTTTTTGCTCAGATGGTTTAACGAACAAAGTTTCTGATCGTGAATTAGAGGAAGTTATGAACTCTGACCGATCTCTCCACGAGAAGGGAACAGAACTCATTCGCTTAGCAAATGAAGCAGGCGGAGAAGATAACATCACAGTTGCGATTATTGAGAATTCCTCTATTTCTGGAAGTGAAGGCTCATGCTAG
- the pknB gene encoding Stk1 family PASTA domain-containing Ser/Thr kinase, whose protein sequence is MLGKHINGRYKLLEVIGDGGMAIVYRALDLILDRTVAVKLLRPEFSQDDDFIKRFRREAESATSLAHPNIVSIFDVGEEEDFYYIVMEYVPGTTLKQKIRNRGALPIEEAIDIMKQMTSAIEHAHENHIIHRDIKPHNILINDYGEAKVTDFGIAMAVTSATITHTNSVLGSVHYFSPEQARGAVANERSDIYSLGVVLYEMVTGVLPFSGDSPVSVALKHLQDRFPKPSLINTSLPKNVEHIIMKAMAKDPVQRYQNAEELYEALEMSLSPTKIYDKAPEQDDADATKVLAPVTPGRLGDKMQETRPQEPVQTTESDDPPPKKKKKAGKIAVIVLVILLLLGGAAALAFTFIPDLFSVSDVEVPDVSGMTYEEARSALIEQNLDVKKEEQFSEEVEEDDVIKQDPTSGTMVKGDSTVTLYVSEGAEKTELGDYIGKQKDEVEALLKEQGFKNIKFEDEYRDSPEGEIFDQSPEAGKMVLPTEDAIVIWYSLGPGAFPLEDLKGKTKAEAEEYAVDEKLKLVYDEPEFSDSVEEGSVLSHSPSTAAQVKEGDEITITLSKGPEPEPEPEPEPEPEQEPEPEPEPEPEPSPEDEAIVVPNSFKIDVKKGEEHLIEILYKDSTTEGEEISETITETKEIKFDLTIYPGEEASYKTYVDGKEKKENSKTITYDEAKQKYGKNE, encoded by the coding sequence ATGCTAGGAAAGCACATAAATGGACGTTACAAACTGCTTGAAGTCATTGGTGACGGCGGAATGGCAATCGTCTATCGAGCTTTAGATTTAATTCTGGATCGTACAGTTGCTGTCAAGCTGCTTCGGCCCGAATTTTCTCAAGATGATGATTTTATAAAGCGATTTCGAAGAGAAGCAGAATCTGCAACGAGTCTAGCTCATCCTAATATCGTTTCCATCTTTGATGTAGGGGAAGAAGAAGACTTCTACTATATCGTCATGGAATACGTACCGGGAACAACGCTTAAGCAAAAAATTCGCAACCGTGGAGCACTGCCGATTGAGGAAGCCATTGATATTATGAAGCAAATGACGTCCGCAATTGAGCATGCACATGAGAATCACATCATCCATCGAGATATCAAACCTCATAATATTCTAATAAACGACTACGGAGAAGCAAAAGTAACGGATTTTGGAATTGCGATGGCCGTGACATCTGCAACAATTACGCATACTAACTCCGTTCTTGGCTCTGTGCATTACTTCTCACCTGAGCAGGCGCGGGGCGCTGTAGCAAATGAACGGTCAGATATTTATTCTCTTGGTGTCGTTCTTTACGAAATGGTCACGGGTGTTCTTCCCTTTTCGGGTGATTCCCCCGTATCTGTTGCCCTAAAGCACTTACAAGATCGTTTTCCTAAACCAAGCCTAATTAACACTTCTCTTCCGAAAAACGTGGAACATATTATTATGAAAGCTATGGCAAAAGACCCTGTTCAACGCTACCAAAACGCGGAAGAGCTTTATGAAGCGCTTGAGATGTCGCTAAGTCCAACTAAAATTTACGATAAAGCACCTGAGCAGGATGATGCAGATGCCACAAAAGTGTTGGCACCAGTAACTCCTGGCCGTCTTGGTGACAAAATGCAGGAGACAAGGCCTCAAGAACCTGTGCAAACGACAGAGTCTGATGATCCGCCACCTAAAAAGAAGAAAAAGGCCGGTAAGATTGCTGTTATTGTTTTAGTGATTCTCCTCCTCTTAGGTGGTGCAGCCGCGCTTGCATTTACTTTTATTCCTGACCTCTTCTCAGTAAGTGATGTTGAAGTTCCTGATGTATCTGGAATGACTTATGAAGAAGCAAGATCAGCTTTAATTGAACAAAATCTAGATGTTAAAAAGGAAGAGCAATTTAGCGAAGAAGTCGAGGAAGATGATGTTATTAAGCAGGATCCAACATCAGGTACGATGGTGAAGGGAGATAGCACCGTTACTTTATATGTCAGTGAAGGGGCTGAAAAAACAGAGCTCGGTGATTATATAGGGAAACAGAAAGATGAAGTGGAAGCTTTATTAAAAGAACAGGGATTTAAGAATATAAAATTCGAAGACGAATACCGCGATTCTCCTGAAGGTGAAATATTTGATCAAAGTCCTGAAGCTGGGAAAATGGTCCTTCCAACAGAAGACGCAATCGTGATTTGGTATAGCTTAGGGCCTGGGGCATTTCCTCTTGAAGATTTAAAAGGTAAAACGAAAGCTGAAGCGGAAGAATATGCAGTCGACGAGAAGTTAAAGCTCGTATATGATGAGCCTGAATTTAGCGATTCTGTAGAAGAAGGATCCGTCCTATCTCACTCTCCAAGTACTGCTGCTCAAGTGAAAGAAGGCGATGAGATTACAATTACTTTATCGAAAGGTCCAGAGCCAGAACCGGAGCCAGAGCCAGAGCCAGAACCGGAGCAAGAACCAGAACCGGAGCCAGAACCAGAACCAGAACCTTCGCCGGAAGATGAGGCAATCGTTGTTCCAAATTCGTTTAAAATCGATGTAAAAAAGGGAGAAGAGCATTTAATTGAAATTCTCTATAAGGATTCAACGACAGAAGGAGAAGAAATCTCTGAAACGATTACAGAAACGAAAGAGATTAAGTTTGATTTAACCATTTACCCCGGTGAGGAAGCATCATACAAAACATATGTCGATGGGAAAGAAAAAAAGGAAAATTCGAAAACCATAACGTATGACGAAGCGAAACAAAAATATGGAAAAAATGAGTAA
- the rsgA gene encoding ribosome small subunit-dependent GTPase A, which yields MADGRIIKALSGFYYVQDEENKEIYQCRGRGNFRKRKITPLVGDFVRYEAENKTDGYVLEIKERENELVRPPIANIDQAFLVFSATQPTFNTQLLDKFLVHIEASDIQPIICISKIDLVAEAEESEIMAYADDYREIGYDVIVSSAQSLSGVSEIEPHFQEKVTVFAGQSGVGKSSLLNAINPDLELDTSDISTHLGRGKHTTRHVELIPFGSGLVADTPGFSSLDFRGIEADDLWLYFPEIRMKSSECKFRACTHQSEPGCAVKVAVEKEEIQAYRYDHYSSFFQEIKDQKRRY from the coding sequence ATGGCAGATGGAAGAATAATTAAAGCGCTAAGTGGCTTTTATTACGTGCAGGATGAAGAGAATAAGGAAATTTATCAGTGCAGAGGAAGAGGGAATTTTCGGAAGCGAAAAATCACGCCACTTGTTGGTGATTTTGTAAGGTATGAAGCCGAGAACAAAACGGATGGCTATGTATTGGAAATAAAGGAGAGAGAAAACGAATTGGTTCGACCTCCTATTGCTAATATTGATCAGGCATTTCTTGTTTTCTCAGCAACACAACCTACGTTTAACACACAGCTTCTTGATAAATTTCTTGTGCACATTGAAGCTAGTGATATTCAGCCAATCATCTGTATTTCTAAGATTGATTTGGTTGCAGAGGCGGAAGAAAGTGAGATCATGGCCTATGCTGATGATTATCGTGAGATTGGGTATGACGTCATCGTTTCTTCTGCTCAAAGCCTTTCAGGCGTTTCAGAAATTGAGCCTCATTTCCAAGAAAAGGTAACGGTGTTTGCAGGTCAGTCAGGAGTAGGGAAGTCTTCCTTATTAAACGCTATTAATCCTGACCTTGAACTAGATACAAGTGATATATCGACTCACCTTGGCCGAGGAAAACATACGACGCGACATGTAGAACTTATTCCTTTCGGCTCAGGCCTTGTTGCAGATACTCCTGGATTTAGCTCATTGGATTTTAGAGGAATTGAAGCCGATGATCTTTGGCTCTACTTCCCAGAGATCAGAATGAAAAGCAGTGAATGTAAATTTCGCGCTTGCACCCACCAATCAGAGCCGGGTTGTGCAGTAAAAGTAGCCGTCGAAAAAGAAGAGATTCAAGCGTATCGCTATGACCATTATTCTTCTTTCTTCCAGGAAATTAAGGACCAAAAACGGAGGTATTAA
- the rpe gene encoding ribulose-phosphate 3-epimerase produces the protein MIKIAPSILASDFARLGEEVKDVEAAGADYIHVDVMDGHFVPNITIGAPIVRALRPVTSLPLDVHLMIENPDQYIEEFAEAGADILTVHAEACPHLHRTIQLIKSKGVKAGVVINPATPVDSIKHVIEDVDLVLLMTVNPGFGGQAFIERVLAKITETKQLADSHGVAPEIEVDGGVNAETARACIEAGATVLVAGSAIYNQSDRKAAIDQIRQS, from the coding sequence ATGATAAAAATCGCCCCTTCTATTTTGGCATCAGACTTTGCCAGATTAGGTGAAGAAGTAAAAGACGTAGAAGCAGCAGGTGCTGACTATATTCACGTAGATGTGATGGACGGTCATTTTGTTCCGAACATTACGATTGGTGCACCAATCGTACGAGCTCTTCGTCCAGTGACATCACTACCGCTTGATGTTCATCTTATGATAGAAAATCCTGACCAATATATCGAAGAGTTTGCTGAAGCTGGAGCGGATATTTTGACCGTTCATGCAGAGGCTTGTCCACACCTCCACCGCACTATTCAGCTCATTAAAAGTAAAGGTGTGAAGGCGGGAGTTGTTATTAATCCTGCGACTCCGGTTGATTCCATTAAGCACGTGATTGAGGATGTAGATCTAGTCCTATTGATGACGGTCAACCCAGGCTTTGGAGGTCAAGCTTTTATTGAGAGAGTTCTTGCGAAGATTACGGAAACGAAGCAGCTAGCAGATTCTCATGGTGTAGCTCCTGAAATCGAAGTAGACGGTGGTGTGAACGCGGAGACGGCTCGTGCATGTATTGAAGCAGGTGCCACTGTTCTCGTAGCGGGTTCAGCCATTTATAATCAATCTGATCGGAAAGCAGCCATTGATCAGATACGTCAATCATAA
- the thiT gene encoding energy-coupled thiamine transporter ThiT, which yields MKKDNRLLLLVEIALMAAVGVILDLLSLRLWPNGGSVSLAMVPIFLIAYRRGLGAGLTTGLLVGILQPLIVPPFYVHPIQFLLDYPIAFMVVGMAGIFSVKVDEAKRKRITMIILGCLTGSLLRLVSHFISGVIWFGEMAPEGTPVALYSFLYNASYLLPTAAVSIVVLALLSHQAPKLVHEQ from the coding sequence ATGAAGAAAGATAATCGACTTCTTTTGCTTGTAGAAATAGCTTTAATGGCTGCGGTTGGAGTGATTTTAGACTTATTATCACTCAGGCTTTGGCCAAATGGCGGCTCTGTGTCGCTAGCTATGGTACCTATTTTTCTAATTGCTTATCGAAGAGGACTTGGTGCCGGTTTAACGACAGGGCTATTAGTTGGTATTTTACAACCTCTAATCGTGCCGCCTTTTTATGTGCATCCTATTCAATTTCTACTAGATTATCCAATTGCATTTATGGTTGTCGGTATGGCGGGGATTTTTAGTGTCAAAGTTGACGAGGCGAAACGGAAACGCATCACCATGATCATTCTTGGCTGTTTAACCGGATCATTGCTTCGACTTGTGAGTCATTTTATATCTGGGGTGATCTGGTTCGGCGAAATGGCACCAGAAGGTACCCCTGTGGCCTTATATTCCTTTCTTTATAATGCATCTTATTTGTTACCAACTGCTGCTGTATCAATTGTCGTCCTGGCGCTGCTCTCACATCAAGCACCTAAGCTGGTGCATGAGCAATGA
- a CDS encoding thiamine diphosphokinase, giving the protein MRKPIYIVAGGPEEDLPTHLLTERNVRWIGVDRGVYTLLKNNIIPEHGFGDFDSVTNEEREWMESHDLSFTVYPSEKDHTDLEIALDWAIDEDPEEITMYGVTGGRLDHSWMNVQMLIKGVKSHVKLAIEDKLNRLEMKEPGTYTVQKDHRFPYMSFLSFTPEVKGLTLIGYRYPLKNRHISWGSSLCISNELIEENGSYSFNQGILLVVRSSDAEQV; this is encoded by the coding sequence ATGAGAAAGCCTATTTATATTGTTGCAGGAGGACCGGAAGAAGATCTTCCAACTCATCTTTTGACTGAAAGAAATGTAAGGTGGATTGGGGTCGATCGAGGCGTCTATACGCTTCTGAAAAACAACATTATTCCTGAACATGGATTTGGGGATTTTGACTCAGTAACCAATGAAGAAAGAGAATGGATGGAGTCACACGATTTATCGTTTACAGTCTATCCTTCTGAAAAGGACCACACAGATTTAGAAATCGCTCTTGATTGGGCCATCGATGAAGATCCTGAAGAGATTACAATGTATGGGGTAACAGGTGGTAGGCTTGATCATAGCTGGATGAACGTTCAGATGTTAATTAAGGGCGTGAAGTCACACGTGAAGCTTGCTATTGAGGATAAATTAAATCGATTGGAAATGAAAGAGCCTGGCACATATACTGTCCAAAAGGATCATCGTTTTCCCTATATGTCTTTTCTCTCCTTTACTCCTGAAGTCAAAGGCTTAACGCTAATTGGATATCGTTATCCCCTTAAGAATAGACATATTTCATGGGGGTCAAGTTTATGTATTAGCAATGAACTGATCGAGGAAAATGGGTCTTATTCATTTAATCAGGGCATACTATTGGTGGTAAGAAGTTCGGACGCCGAGCAGGTTTAG
- the spoVM gene encoding stage V sporulation protein SpoVM, with protein MKFYTIKLPKFLGGFVRAVLGSFKKNE; from the coding sequence ATGAAGTTCTATACGATTAAATTACCAAAGTTTCTCGGCGGGTTTGTGAGAGCAGTGCTAGGGTCTTTCAAAAAAAATGAATAG
- the rpmB gene encoding 50S ribosomal protein L28: protein MAKCAITGRKTSFGNKRSHALNTTKRKFGANLQKVRIMVDGKPKKVYVSARALKSGKIERA from the coding sequence ATGGCTAAATGTGCAATCACTGGACGCAAAACTTCGTTTGGTAACAAACGTTCTCACGCGTTGAATACAACTAAACGTAAATTTGGTGCTAACCTTCAAAAGGTACGCATCATGGTAGATGGTAAACCTAAGAAAGTTTATGTATCTGCTCGTGCTCTTAAATCAGGCAAAATCGAACGCGCATAG
- a CDS encoding Asp23/Gls24 family envelope stress response protein: MAIEMKTQYGQIDISTEVVAAIAGGAAIDCYGIVGMASQKQLKDGITELLGKDNFSRGIVVRKEEDDDLNIDMYIIVSYGTKISEVAHNVQTKVKYQLDQMLGLSIDSVNIYVQGVRVTNP; the protein is encoded by the coding sequence ATGGCAATTGAAATGAAAACCCAATACGGACAGATTGATATTTCGACGGAAGTAGTCGCTGCGATTGCAGGTGGCGCTGCGATTGATTGTTATGGTATCGTTGGAATGGCTTCACAAAAGCAATTGAAAGATGGTATTACAGAACTATTGGGAAAAGATAACTTTAGCAGAGGGATTGTCGTTCGCAAAGAAGAAGACGACGACCTTAACATTGACATGTATATTATCGTGAGCTATGGTACTAAGATTTCTGAAGTAGCCCACAATGTGCAAACAAAAGTGAAATATCAGCTTGATCAAATGCTTGGGCTATCAATTGATTCAGTAAACATATACGTCCAAGGGGTTAGAGTAACGAACCCTTAA
- a CDS encoding DAK2 domain-containing protein, protein MTIQKIDGKRFAQMVLEGANNLSKNAKMVDALNVFPVPDGDTGTNMNLTITSGAAEVRSSSSDKVGDVASLFARGLLMGARGNSGVILSQLFRGFSKSIEGKSEITSVELAAALENGVDSAYKAVMKPVEGTILTVAKDAARKAVKSSKKISDVVELMQVVVKEGKESLNRTPDLLPVLKEVGVVDSGGQGLLLIYEGFLAVLEGKETPDSSVDQEKMDELVRAEHHKSAQGHMKTEDIEFGYCTEFMVQFENEKLAKSPYDEEAFRNELDKHGDSLLVVSDEDLVKVHMHTEYPGNIMTYAQNYGSLIKIKIENMREQHSTILKEERPEPVKQEKPAERKKYAIITVSMGDGIATLFESLGANYVIPGGQTMNPSTEDIIKAIEEVYAENIIILPNNSNIVMTAQQAASVVDENVIVIPSKTVPQGISSLLGFNPSVDPEANEEAMKESLSSVKSGQVTFAVRDTKIDGIDITKDDFMGIADGKIIVSEKERLEVAKSLLSSMITEDDEIVTIIYGEDTDQEEAESIVAYIEEQFDEVEVELHEGKQPIYSYIMAVE, encoded by the coding sequence GTGACGATTCAAAAGATTGATGGGAAGCGTTTTGCGCAAATGGTCCTTGAAGGAGCAAACAACCTTTCAAAGAATGCCAAGATGGTAGATGCGCTTAATGTTTTTCCAGTGCCGGATGGAGATACTGGTACAAACATGAACTTAACAATTACGTCTGGAGCAGCTGAAGTAAGATCGAGCAGCTCAGATAAAGTAGGAGATGTCGCATCTCTTTTTGCAAGAGGATTATTAATGGGCGCGCGAGGAAACTCTGGCGTAATTCTTTCTCAGCTATTTCGAGGATTTTCGAAATCGATCGAAGGAAAGTCTGAGATCACAAGTGTTGAACTAGCCGCTGCTCTTGAAAACGGGGTGGATTCTGCCTATAAAGCCGTTATGAAACCAGTGGAAGGTACAATTCTTACAGTAGCTAAAGACGCTGCTCGAAAAGCAGTGAAGTCTTCAAAGAAAATATCAGACGTGGTTGAATTAATGCAGGTAGTAGTTAAAGAGGGGAAAGAATCCCTCAATCGTACTCCTGATCTTCTTCCAGTTCTGAAAGAAGTCGGTGTCGTTGACTCAGGTGGCCAGGGACTTTTACTTATTTATGAAGGGTTTCTAGCGGTTCTAGAAGGAAAAGAAACGCCCGATTCATCCGTTGACCAAGAGAAAATGGACGAACTCGTTAGAGCTGAGCACCACAAAAGTGCGCAGGGTCATATGAAAACGGAAGACATTGAATTTGGTTACTGTACAGAGTTCATGGTTCAATTCGAAAATGAGAAGCTTGCCAAATCGCCATATGATGAGGAAGCATTCCGAAACGAACTCGATAAACATGGGGATTCGCTTTTGGTTGTATCTGACGAAGATCTCGTTAAAGTACATATGCATACAGAGTACCCGGGAAATATTATGACGTATGCACAGAATTACGGGAGCTTAATTAAAATTAAGATTGAGAATATGCGTGAGCAGCATTCTACAATCTTAAAAGAAGAACGTCCCGAGCCTGTTAAGCAGGAGAAGCCGGCGGAACGAAAAAAATACGCAATTATTACGGTTTCCATGGGAGACGGGATCGCTACTTTGTTTGAAAGCTTAGGTGCGAATTATGTGATCCCAGGTGGCCAGACGATGAACCCAAGTACCGAAGATATCATTAAAGCGATTGAAGAAGTTTATGCTGAGAATATTATTATCTTACCGAATAATAGTAATATTGTGATGACTGCACAGCAGGCAGCTTCAGTCGTAGATGAGAATGTAATTGTGATTCCTTCTAAAACAGTTCCTCAAGGTATTTCTAGTCTTCTTGGCTTCAATCCATCGGTTGATCCTGAAGCTAATGAGGAAGCAATGAAAGAAAGCCTTTCATCTGTTAAATCAGGACAAGTTACGTTTGCGGTTAGAGATACAAAGATTGATGGTATCGATATTACAAAAGATGATTTCATGGGAATCGCAGATGGCAAAATTATTGTTTCTGAAAAGGAACGTCTTGAAGTCGCGAAGTCGCTTCTGTCTTCTATGATTACCGAAGATGATGAAATCGTTACGATCATATATGGTGAAGATACAGATCAAGAAGAAGCTGAAAGTATTGTTGCTTATATTGAAGAGCAGTTTGATGAAGTAGAAGTAGAACTTCACGAAGGTAAACAGCCGATATATAGCTATATCATGGCAGTGGAATAA
- the sdaAB gene encoding L-serine ammonia-lyase, iron-sulfur-dependent subunit beta produces the protein MKFRSVFDIIGPVMIGPSSSHTAGAARIGRVARHLFGREPKTITISLYGSFARTYKGHGTDVALVGGVLDFDTYDERIVNALTIAKEKKIKVRFTEEDALTDHPNTARIHLTDEKGELELVGISIGGGKIEVIELNGFALGLSGNSPAILVVHNDRFGAIAGVSNTLAKHEINIGHMNVSRKEKGKEALMTIEVDQNIPQVVLDEVELLPNIIQVAKISD, from the coding sequence GTGAAGTTTCGCAGTGTTTTTGACATTATTGGTCCTGTTATGATTGGTCCTTCAAGCTCCCATACGGCTGGAGCAGCAAGAATTGGTCGAGTTGCTAGACATTTGTTTGGTCGTGAGCCAAAGACGATTACAATTTCTCTTTATGGTTCATTTGCAAGAACGTACAAAGGACACGGTACGGATGTTGCCCTAGTCGGTGGCGTGCTTGATTTTGATACTTACGATGAGCGAATAGTGAATGCGCTTACAATTGCAAAAGAGAAGAAAATCAAAGTTCGTTTTACTGAAGAGGATGCCTTAACAGATCACCCTAATACTGCTCGAATTCATCTCACTGATGAGAAGGGTGAACTTGAGCTTGTCGGGATCTCGATAGGTGGAGGTAAAATCGAAGTCATTGAGTTAAATGGGTTTGCGCTCGGTCTTTCAGGGAACAGTCCAGCTATTCTTGTAGTCCATAATGATCGTTTCGGTGCCATTGCAGGTGTATCTAATACGTTAGCAAAGCATGAAATTAATATCGGTCATATGAACGTTTCACGAAAAGAAAAGGGCAAGGAAGCATTGATGACGATTGAAGTGGATCAAAATATCCCTCAAGTTGTATTAGATGAGGTTGAGTTGTTACCGAATATTATTCAAGTCGCAAAAATTAGCGATTAA